The following is a genomic window from Bacteroidia bacterium.
AAAATGCTGCAATTGCCGGGATTCTGCCTCAAAATACTTACGCTGCCAATATCGGCTTTCCCGCTGCGACAACTGATAATAATATTCCCATTCGATATTGTGCATCCGCACGATTTTCAGCCTTTGCTCAAAATCAGGATGGCTCAGGTAAAAGGTCGTATGCAGCCCTTCAAATAAAATCGGAATATCATCCATCAGCAACCGGGCCAGCAATTCATCAGAACTCCTTGAACTTACAATATGCGGATACCGCACCGGAAGTGAACTCACGATCCCTTTTCGGGGATAATAGTACACCTCCTCACACAGGTCGTCAAGCTCTGCTGCCGGGTAACGTCCATATTCAAAACAGTGCAAGTGCACTTTCACACCCAGCTCAACCAGCGTCCTGATTTTATAATACACGTCGATCACCCCACCGTAGTTTGCCGGATAGGGAATATCAAAGGATATGACGTGCAGATGCATATTGTCTGTTTAACGCAAATTTTCAAAAAAATAATAAAAGCTAAAAACGATCATGGTTCAGATGTGATTCGCAACAATTGAAACCCTGATTCTATGTATTGCCCTTCCTCAATATAAACGGCCGTGATGGTTCCTGATGATTTGGCGTACAAGGTATGTTCCATTTTCATAGATGACAATACCATTAGCGGTTCACCCTCATGTACTCTTTGCCCTTCAGAGACGATTACCCTGACAACTTGTGCAGGCATGGGGGCTATATACCCACCTGAAACGCTTTCATTCTCCTTTACAGGAAACCGGTCGGCCAGCCGAAGTGTGTTGTTTCCAAAGGTTTCATGAAACAGGAAAAAATCCTCACCGGATTTGGCCAATTCAAAAGAAAATCTCTCCTCCTCACATTCAAAATGTACGCGTTCTTCGTCTCCACCTATCCATTTTACCGCAAAAATCCTGGCTTCTGTCAGAAACTCAAATAGCCGCTCTCCGAGATACCTGTATTTCAGGAAAATCTTTTCCTCCGCCGCAGAAAAATGCATCTCCTGATGCTGATAAAAGCTGTTTCGCCAGCCGGAAGGAATATGGGGAAGGATGGTACGGCGATTTTCTTTGTGATGCCATTCATACAATGATGCGGCTATTGCAGCGTGAGTCAACCGATATTTATGGCTGTGAGGAAATGTTTTGGAGGCCAGCTGGTTTTGCAGAAAATGTGTGTCGTAATTTCCCTTCTGAAAGTTTTGATCCTGAAGGATGGCCAGCAAAAAATCCTGATTGGTGGGAATTCCGAGACAAAGCATATGCCGGAGCGCATAGGCCATTTTCCGGTGAGCCGTTTGCCGGTTAGGAGCATGGATGATAATTTTTGCGATCATAGAATCGTAAAAAGCGGAAACTTCTGATCCTGTTTGTACCGCTGTTTCGATCCGCAGACCTTCAAGCCCGGGCACAGACCATCGCAATATTTTTCCGGTTACGGGCAAAAAGTCTTGTGTCATATCCTCCGCACAAAGACGGGTTTCGATGGCATATCCCTGGCTTTGAATTTCCGACTGATTGAGACGGAGCGGTTGCCCTGCTGCGACTTCAATCTGCATTTCCACCAAATCCAGACCAAGGATCGCTTCGGTCACCGGATGTTCGACCTGAAGACGGGTATTGACTTCCAGAAAATAAAACAGATTTTCAGGTGTGAGGATAAACTCTACCGTACCGGCATTGTCGTAGTTGATAGCTTTCGCAGCAGTAAGGGCGGCTTCCCCCATTTTTTGGCGGAGTTCGGGCGAAAGAACCGGAGACGGACTTTCCTCCACAATCTTTTGATACCGGCGTTGAATCGTGCATTCCCTTTCGAGCAAATGAATAATGTGCCCGTGCTGATCGCCCATAATCTGAAACTCAATATGCCGGGCTGAGGGGAAATATTTTTCAATGATCAGTTCATCATTGCCAAAAGCGCCTTCGGCTTCTCGTTTGGCTGCTGAGATCGCAGCCGCCAGCTCATTTTCAGCCTCAACCAAACGCATGCCCCTGCCACCTCCTCCAGCTGTAGCCTTCAGCAACAGAGGAAAACCAATGGATAAGGCCTCCTTTCTCAGCCTTTCCTCCGACTGATCTTCTCCCTGATAACCGGGAATGACAGGCACTCCCATCGCTGCCATCAGCTTTTTGGCTTCAGACTTTAAGCCCATTTTTTCAATCGCCGCTGTATGTGGGCCGATAAAAATCAGTCCGGCATCTCTGCATTTCCGGGCAAAACCAGCATTCTCGGCCAAAAACCCATAACCCGGATGGATTGCATCTGCACCTGCCCGCTTTGCTGTTTCGATAATTTTGTCCTGATTGAGATAGGAAGCGGAGGGAAGACTGCCTCCGATCATAAAAGCAGAATCTGCTGCTTCTACAAAAGGAGCGGATTGATCTGCCTCAGAATACACGGCAATGCTTCGGATGCCCATCTTCCGGCAGGTGCGGATAATACGACTGGCGATTTCACCGCGGTTGGCTATGAGGATTGCATTCATAAATATTTAGAACCTGAATACACCATATTTCTCCGCTCCTTTAACCGGTTGGTTATTGACAACCGCGAGGCATATCCCCAGGTAGTTTCGGGTTTCCCGGGGGTCAATCACCCCGTCGTCCCAGACCTGACCAGTTGAATACCAGGCTTCGGAAAGTTTTTCATTTTCTGAAATCATATATTCCCTCAATTTCCCGGCCTGAATTTCATCGAAAGGCAACCCTGCTTTTTCGGCGGCCTGCCTTTGAATGATTTCCATGACACCGGCCAGCTGTTCGGGTCCCATCACGGCAATTTTGGCGTTGGGGTAGGAGAATAAAAAACGCGGCTGATAAGCGCGGCCATTCATCGCATAATTTCCTGCCCCATAAGAGGCCCCCATCATAATCGTAATGGAAGGGACTTCGCTATTAGCAACAGCATTGATCATATTTGCACCATCTTTGATCATCCCCCCTTCTTCGTAGGATTTTCCGACCATAAAACCCGTGATATTTTGAAGGTAAATAATGGGCGTATCGTTGGTATTGCAAAGCTGGATAAACTGCGCGCCTTTGCGGGCTGATTCAGAGAAAAGTACGCCGTTGTTTGCCACAATCCCCACAGGATAACCATGAATATGTGCCCACCCGGTAACAAGCGTTGGTCCATACTCCGCTTTAAACTCCGAAAAACGGGAACCATCCACAACGCGGGTGATGACCGCTCTGGCATCAAAAGGCACTTTGATATCAGCCGAAACCACCCCTAAGAGGTCGTCGGGGGAAAAAACCGGAGGATCAATCATCTCCGGCACAGGAGAAAAATGCGTTTTGGGGGGGCGCAGGATAGCGACAATTTCCCTTGTAAGGCGAATGGCATCATATTCATTCTCAGCCAGATAGTCTGATACCCCAGATACACTGCTATGCATTTTTGCGCCACCGAGGCTTTCGTCATCGGTAATTTCGCCCGTAGCCATTTTTACCAGTGGCGGTCCTGCCAGAAAAACTTTCGCCTGGTGTTTAACAAAAATGGCGTAGTCAGACATTCCCGGCACGTAAGCACCGCCGGCGGTGGCATTGCCGAATACGACCGAAATCGTAGGAATACGAAGTTTGGAACGACGCGTAATATCGCGGAAGCTGGCACCCCCGTAGTTGAAAATTTTTGCCTGTTCGGGCAGGTTGGCACCCGCACTTTCAACCAGATTGATGAGCGGCAGCCCATTCTCCTGCGCAATCTCTCCCAGGCGCAAACTCTTTTGTAAAGTAGCATAATCTACGGCTCCGCCTTTATGCGTGCCGACGTTGGCGCTGATCATAACCAGCCTGTCACAAACTAATCCCACACCTCCGACCACCGTTCCTCCGGGCCCAAACCCTTTGGTTCCCAGCCCCGCAAGGGGAAGCAGTTCCAGAAAAAAACTGTCCCGGTCGAGGAGAAGTTCGATTCGCTCCCGGGCGAGAAGCTTTCCCTCTTTTCGGGCACGGTTGATATGTTTTTCTTCTCCCTGATAACGGCTTTGAGCCATTTTCTTTTCCAGTTCTGCTATCAGAGTCATCATAACCTCACGGTTTTGAACAAACTGCACAGACCGGGGGTTTATATTAGAAGAAAGTTGTTTCATATTAGGGAGCTACAATGATAAGCAGGAATTAAATAGGTGAATATTCCTTTTAATTTCAAACTTATGAATGGATATTCAATCAGGATTTCTACCCAAATCAACTACTATGCGAAAACTACTGCTCTTCCTGGTCGGGATATACCCGGGCTGGACTACGCTTTCCGCTCAGACCATGATTCTCCACCCATCTATCGAAACGATGGGGGTGGAGGTTACCCTGCCGGCAGGCTATGACAATGATCGCTCCTCAAAATGTCTGATTTACTATAAACCCGCAGGCAGTGCACAGTGGCTGGAAGGATTACCCGCCGACCGCATCAATTTTGCCGGGCAGGACGAATTTCGCGGCAGCCTCTTTAATCTGGATGCAGCGACCCCTTACGAGGTGCAGGTTACCCTTCAGGATTCAATCCCTGTAATCAGCAGCCAGTCTCTGCCGGTGCAGACTATTTCCACCCGAAGTGAAATCACCATCACCCCCATGGGAAACATCAAATGGGTAAGCCCGGTAGGAACTGCAAATGCAGCTTATTCGCAAACAGACCCGGGGAATATTGCCGCACTGTTTGCCGAAGGGATTAGTTGTGGAACAACAATCATGGTTATGGACGGAATCTATGATGTCGAAGGATTGCAACTGACGATTTCGGAAAATTGCACAGAAAACACACCGATCATCCTCATGGCCGCTCCGGGCGCAAGACCCGTATTTGATGGCGCCTATCGCACCAAACTCGAATTTGCCCAGTTGCCGACAGATGCAAAAATGTTTTATGCCGAATTACCCATTGGCACAGGCTATACCAACCTGTGTATCGTGGATTCTGTCATGTTATACCCCTACCCCTCCGTCTCCCCCAACAACCTTGTGGGAAACTACAGCCTTTCTGCGCTTGACTTCAACTACGACGGTTTTGTCAGGGATCAAAGTCTGATATACATTAAAACCGCGGAAGGCACCAATCCCAACAATGTATCAGTCACGATCTCCAAAGGATTCAGGTTTTTGACGGTATATGGCGGCGGTAAAAATGCCTGGCTTCGCATCAAGGGACTTACCATTAAAAACTACTGCAATGCCTATGTAAACGGTGCGACAGTTTTTACTGCTATGGGACTCGACATCCGCGCTGCCAGTCAGATTGTCATTGACAGTTGCGTCTTTGCCTACAACAATACCCCTATGTATTTCACAGGCAAAAGCAATTTTCTCACCATACAGAACTGTAGATTTGAAGACCAGACCGGGCTATGGAGTCATGGGATGATCAAAAAAAGCGTCTCGGATCAGACCTTTTTTGTGCCTACTTCCCTGGGCAGACAACTCGAAAATGCAGCCATAGTCATTGCTCCCGGCTGGCCTACAGAAGGGATTATCATCAAAAACAACCATTTTTCAGGTATAAATAGCGGCATTATCAGTAACGGAGTAGCCAGCATTCCGAGTGAGGTAGATATTTATGAGAATACATTCGTCCAAAACTTTGATGCCATAGAAACAGACGGAGACTGGTGCAACCTGAGAGTATGGAAAAACCAGATTTCCCGCTGTCTGGCAGGTTTTTCAAATGCACCACCGGAGATCGGCCCCCGATATTTTTACAGGAATACAGTCTACGATATCATCAGCAGGCAGAACGTACAGAATGACCCTTATTATGTCGGCTGTGCGCCACCGACCACCTATTTTTCGCAGGGGCTGGGAATAAAAACCAATTTTGGCGGATCGATCAATCCCAACCCTTCAGCGATGTATTTTATTAACAATACTTTCCATACCGCTGATGCACTGGGTTTTATGATGTACCAGTGGGATTCTGAATGGAAGAAGCTGTACAGTATCAACAATATTTTTTATTCCTCCGGGGACAACCTGTTTTTTCAGACCAACGCGCTCAACAATCCAGACTACCAGTTTCGCTCAGACCATGACAATTATTATATCAATGGCAATAAACCCATCTGGACTTATAAAGAAGAGCACGGACAATACGACTGCCATTATATCCTGAAAACGATTGATCTTGATCCGGAAATATCTGCAATCACCGGCAGCCCGAAGGTATCGTTTAATATTTCGTACCAGAAAGATCCTGAATTTATCTCAGCAGCCAACGGCAACTTTAACCTGAAGCCTTATAGTCCGGTAATTGATGCGGGAGTAGCGGTGAAAGGCTTTTACGATTTTGAAGGCCCCAGGCCCGACCTGGGGGCGTGGGAGTATCCCTATGCAAGCAGCATTCATGCTGACCAGCAAAGAGTTTCACTGAATATTTACCCCAATCCCTCTGAAGGACCATTTTTTCTGGAGACAGAATATACGTTGGAGTCAGTACGTGTTTACAATTCGTTGGGGCAGGAAGTGCGTGTGATGACAGAAATTTTGCCCGGCAGACAGAAGGCCGAGATCACCGTCATGGATCAGGCAGGTGTGTTTTACATCGTGGCAGAAACCAGTAGTGGGCCCATTTCGGGGAAAGTTGTGGTAGTAGATAAATAATAGAGTGTTTATATTTATCATCTGAATAACCCCCTACACATATGCACGCAGGCAAAAATTTTTCACTCCAACAAGTCCTGATCTGGACGCGAAGAGATATCCTCCTTTTCACAATCATCGCAGCTTTTCCGACATTTCTTTACCAAATTCTGGGATGGAAATGGCTGTCTATCCCCTGGTTGCCGATTGCACTCATTGGTACAGCCGTGGCCTTTCTGATCGGCTTTAAAAACAACGCTTCTTACGACCGGCTTTGGGAAGCCCGGCAAATCTGGGGAGCGATCGTCAATTCCAGCCGCACGTGGGGCATTTTGGTAAAAGATTTTATTACCAACAGACACGCGACAATCCCGGTCGGAGACGAAGAGCTTCACCAACTGCACACCCAACTCATCTATCGCCATATTGCATGGCTTACCGCGCTGCGTTTTCAGTTGCGGCAACCCCGAACATGGGAACACCAGGAAAAAAACTACAACAAAGAATACAGAAAAAGATTCCCTGTTCCGGAATATGAAACCAGTTTTGAAGATGAACTCACCGCTTTTCTGCCCGAAACGGAAAAGCAGTCTGTACTAAAGAAAAAAAATACAGCTACCCAGATCATTGGGCTTCAGTCAGCGCATCTCCGAAAACTTTTAGACCAGGGATTAATCGAAGATTTCCGTCATATGGAGCTGGCAAACCTGCTTGCATCATTTTACGACCAGCAGGGAAAATGTGAAAGAATCAAAAACTTCCCCTACCCCCGCCAGTTTGCCACGGTAAACCTGTTTTTTGTGCGGCTATTTATTATCCTCGTTCCGTTGGGGATGTTACAGGAATTTGAAAAACTAGGAGAAAATTTCGTTTGGCTCACCATTCCTTTCAGCGTGCTGGTTTCATGGGTATTTAATACCATGGAAAAAATCGGGGAAGCCACCGAAAACCCCTTTGAAGGCGGAGCCAATGACATCCCCATGACTGCGCTGACACGCACGATAGAAATCGATCTGCGCGAGATGCTCGACGAGACCGAAATACCTCCGGCGCTTCAGCCTGTAAACAATATCCTGATGTAAACCTCAGATGGTAACTCTTGCTCCGGCCGCGGCAGAGCGGTATATGGCTTCCACCACTCTGATATCAGCGAGGCCTTCTTCGCCGGGTGCAATTACTTCCGTATTGTTTTTGATTGCCATTGCGTCGTCATCCATCTGGTGTGCCTGCTGATTGGGCAGGGTAGCGTTGAGGATAATCCCTTTGCTGGTCTGGCCTTTAATGCCACTGTATCCCTGAAAAGGCACAAGTTCGTACCAGCCTTTGGCGCAATCGACGTGCAATGTATTCATACTCATACCCAGACTGGTTTTGCAGTTGGCGATGGCTCCACTGGGAAATTCAAGCTGAAAGATCGTTGTCTCATCTACCTCGTGATAAATATCTTTGCGGGTATTTTCGTGTCGGGCCGTGACGGCAATGGGTTCTTCGCTGGTAGCGTAGCGGGCTGCGTTCAGCGGGTACACGCCCATATCGTACATAGAGCCGCCACCGAGTGCTTTGATCTGTTTCCAGTGACCGCTGCGCCCGTCAAAGTAACCCGCCTCGGCGACGAGTTTGATGATTTTCCCGTAGGATTTTTTCTTGCCATAGCCGATAATGGTCTGCGTATTGGGCTCGTGCTGAAGTCGGTAGCCGATGCTGAGTTTGACTTTATTTTTGTTGCATGCATCGATCATCGACTGGCATTTTTCCACAGAGATTTCCATCGGTTTTTCGCACCAGACGTGTTTGCCGGCATTGGCCGCGATGATTGCATATTTTGCATGGAGAGCCGGCGGTAAGACGATATAGACAATATCAATATCGGGGTTATTGGCCACCTCATGCATATTTTCGTAGTTGTAGATATTTTTGTCGGCGATGCCGTACTTTTCCTGCCAGACGGGGATTTTGTCAGGGCTGCCGGTTACGATGCCTTTCAGCTCGACTTGTTGGGTCATCTGAAGGGCAGGCGCAAGGATTGAAGTGCTGTAGTAACCCAATCCCACCAATGCTACCCCCAGCTTTTCTTTTTCATTTTTCCGGAGAATATGAGGAAAAGCTGAAGAAGCAGCCAATGTGCCGAGGGTAGCCATTCCGGCAGTTTTGATAAAAGTTCTTCGGTTTGTAAGAATTCTGTTCATGATAGTTATGTTTGAGGATACGGAATAAAGTTAACGAACGCCTTTGACTTTCATGTTCAGGGTGTACAGCGATTTGGATGCGGTGATAAAAAGTGTCTTTTGCTTCTTGCCACCAAAGCAGACATTTGCCGTCCACCTTTCGTCCACATCTATCTGAGCGATTTTTTCCCCTGCGGAACTAAACACACTTACCCCTTTGCCGGTCAGATATACATTGCCTTTATGGTCGATGGTCATCCCGTCGGAGCCGAGTTCGGTAAAGAGGGTTTTATCGGTCAGTGTTCCATCAGAATTGATAGTAAACGACCAGGTTTTGCCGGCGTTGATGTCGGCGACATAGAGTTTGTTTCCATCAGGTGTTCCGACGATTCCGTTGGGCCGCACAAAGTCAGTGGCAGCCACCACCAATTTTTGTCCGTCAGGGGAAAGATAATAGACATTTTCCGCCTCGATTTCCTTTTCGGTGCGATTCCAGTAAGGGCGTTTGTAGAAGGGGTCAGTAAAGTAAATGCCTCCTTTAGGATCTACCCAAAGATCATTGGGGCCGTTGAGTTTTTTTCCTTCAAAATCCTGGACCAGCACAGTTACCTGTTGGTCACCGGCAATTTTCCAGATTTGATTTTCAAGGTCGGCACAGGCGAGGAGGTTGCCATCATTGTCGAAATACAACCCGTTGGCTCTGCCGGCCTTTTCCATATAAACGGAGATTGTGCCGTCAACTGCCCGTTTGATGATGCGGTCGTTGGGCTGGTCGGTAAAATACACATTTCCCTGCGGATCAACTGCGGGGCCTTCGGTAAAGCTATAGTCAGTAGCTTCGCGGATAAGTGTTGCGCCTTTGGCGATGAGCTTGTTTTTGCCATCCTGTTGACCGTGGAGAGCAGAAAAACAGGCAAAAATGCTTATAAGTAAGACACATGTGGAGAGGAAAGGAGTTTTCATTCTGTTATGGATTAGATTTCACTGAAAATATAAAACCTTTTCCGTGAACATTTTCAATATTGATACGGGGATCGCCGGAGAGGTATTTTCTAAGTTTGGAGATAAACACGTCCATGCTTTTACGGTTAAAGTAATCAGATTTTCCCCAGATCGTGGTAAGAATTTCTTTGCGGTCGCAGAGCATTCCCTCATTTTTTACCAGAAACTGCAGGAGTTCGTTTTCACGGGTGGTGAGCCGGACGACCGTGTCGTCGAGGGTCAGTTCCTGGTTTTTGAAATGATACGCATAGTTGCCGAGCATAACCGGCTGGTCATCCTCGCGTGATGGTGGATGCTGCGCCTGCAAGCCGGTACGGCGAAGGATCAGTTTGATACGGAGCAGCAGTTCTTCCTCATCTACAGGTTTTTTGATATAATCTTCAGCACCGAGGGAAAGACCTTTGATCACATCGATTTTCATGGATCTGGCTGTGAGGAAGAGGAAAGGAAGTTGCGGTTTATTTTTTTTGATTTCAACGGCCAGGGTATAGCCATCCATTTCGGGCATCATGACATCGAGGATGCAGAGGTCGTAATGGTTTTGGAGAATAAGCTCAAAGCCTTTGCGGCCATTGTCGGCCCATTCTACAGTATAGTCTTTGATTTTGAGATATTCGGAAAGTAAATATCCCAGAGACGCATCATCTTCGATCAATAATATTTTTCCCTCCATAACAAAAACCTTTCCTCAGCAATATAAGGAAATGAAGGGGATGTTGGCTTTCCCTCCTCTAATCTTTTTCCTCACGATATGCCCTGATATTCCGCATCTGCCGGAAAGATTATCACCCCACCCTAAGCCAACCCCACCGCCACCGTAATCGTCGCTCCTTTGCCGGGCTATTTTTTATCTTTCTTAATATCCTTTAAAATTTTTTTCTCTGTACTTTCAATTCTTCGCTGAACTTTCTTTACATCTTCTGCAGCGGGGAGGTTCTCGGGATTGACCCCTCTCCTGAGTAAGATGCTGCGAACCTCTTTATTATTGTCAATATGTTCTTTTGGTATCCTGTCAGTACCACTTCCAATTCTGACCATTTTGGTGATCCCAACGAAATGGTCAGGGATAGACTCGCCAGAATTCTCGCATGATTTTGAAGCTTTATTCACCGTATTGAGGAAGTTTCTCCAATCTTTATACACCAGTATCTCCTGCATTTCCCTTGCGCTCCAGCATTCAAGGCCCTCCAAATCATAACAGGCTTCCTCAAATTTTTTAAATAATTCCGCTATTAATTCCTTCTTCATTTTTGTGCTTATAAATAAATTGTGTTCCCGAAATATTTTACAATCTAATCTACAAAAATTATTCAAAATACCCCACCGCCACCGTAATCGTCGTTCCTTTGCCGGGCTGGCTTTGTACGTCAATAGTGCCTTTGTGCGCACGAATGACATGTTTGACATAACTCAGTCCCAGGCCAAATCCCTTGACCTGATGGAGATTTTCTTTTTCTGGTACGCGGTAAAATTTGTCAAATATCTGGCCGATGACTTTTTCGTCCATACCTATGCCTTTGTCAGAGATGGAAATGACGAGTTTGTGCTTCTCATTTCTAACCTCAAAACTGATTTCCGGAGCGCTTCTGCTGTATTTGGTCGCATTATCCATGATATTATCCAGGGCATTGATAAAGTGGCTTTCATCTGCCATGATCCATTGGTTTTGTGTTTCAATTTTGGAGATAAATACACCTCCACTCATCTCGGTTTTTGTTTTCCACGTTTGGGCAAATTCTTCCATCAACGGCTGCATATCCGTTTTTTGAAGTTGGATTACCTGCTGGTTGTTTTCCAGAAATGCCAGGCTGAGCACTTTGTCTATATGCGTTTTTAATTTTTCGTTGTCTTTGCGGATCATACCCACAAGTTTGAGCAAATCGCCGTCGTTTGTTTTGGATTCCAATAGTTTAGTA
Proteins encoded in this region:
- a CDS encoding carboxyl transferase domain-containing protein translates to MKQLSSNINPRSVQFVQNREVMMTLIAELEKKMAQSRYQGEEKHINRARKEGKLLARERIELLLDRDSFFLELLPLAGLGTKGFGPGGTVVGGVGLVCDRLVMISANVGTHKGGAVDYATLQKSLRLGEIAQENGLPLINLVESAGANLPEQAKIFNYGGASFRDITRRSKLRIPTISVVFGNATAGGAYVPGMSDYAIFVKHQAKVFLAGPPLVKMATGEITDDESLGGAKMHSSVSGVSDYLAENEYDAIRLTREIVAILRPPKTHFSPVPEMIDPPVFSPDDLLGVVSADIKVPFDARAVITRVVDGSRFSEFKAEYGPTLVTGWAHIHGYPVGIVANNGVLFSESARKGAQFIQLCNTNDTPIIYLQNITGFMVGKSYEEGGMIKDGANMINAVANSEVPSITIMMGASYGAGNYAMNGRAYQPRFLFSYPNAKIAVMGPEQLAGVMEIIQRQAAEKAGLPFDEIQAGKLREYMISENEKLSEAWYSTGQVWDDGVIDPRETRNYLGICLAVVNNQPVKGAEKYGVFRF
- a CDS encoding bestrophin family ion channel; its protein translation is MHAGKNFSLQQVLIWTRRDILLFTIIAAFPTFLYQILGWKWLSIPWLPIALIGTAVAFLIGFKNNASYDRLWEARQIWGAIVNSSRTWGILVKDFITNRHATIPVGDEELHQLHTQLIYRHIAWLTALRFQLRQPRTWEHQEKNYNKEYRKRFPVPEYETSFEDELTAFLPETEKQSVLKKKNTATQIIGLQSAHLRKLLDQGLIEDFRHMELANLLASFYDQQGKCERIKNFPYPRQFATVNLFFVRLFIILVPLGMLQEFEKLGENFVWLTIPFSVLVSWVFNTMEKIGEATENPFEGGANDIPMTALTRTIEIDLREMLDETEIPPALQPVNNILM
- a CDS encoding SMP-30/gluconolactonase/LRE family protein produces the protein MKTPFLSTCVLLISIFACFSALHGQQDGKNKLIAKGATLIREATDYSFTEGPAVDPQGNVYFTDQPNDRIIKRAVDGTISVYMEKAGRANGLYFDNDGNLLACADLENQIWKIAGDQQVTVLVQDFEGKKLNGPNDLWVDPKGGIYFTDPFYKRPYWNRTEKEIEAENVYYLSPDGQKLVVAATDFVRPNGIVGTPDGNKLYVADINAGKTWSFTINSDGTLTDKTLFTELGSDGMTIDHKGNVYLTGKGVSVFSSAGEKIAQIDVDERWTANVCFGGKKQKTLFITASKSLYTLNMKVKGVR
- a CDS encoding Gfo/Idh/MocA family oxidoreductase, coding for MNRILTNRRTFIKTAGMATLGTLAASSAFPHILRKNEKEKLGVALVGLGYYSTSILAPALQMTQQVELKGIVTGSPDKIPVWQEKYGIADKNIYNYENMHEVANNPDIDIVYIVLPPALHAKYAIIAANAGKHVWCEKPMEISVEKCQSMIDACNKNKVKLSIGYRLQHEPNTQTIIGYGKKKSYGKIIKLVAEAGYFDGRSGHWKQIKALGGGSMYDMGVYPLNAARYATSEEPIAVTARHENTRKDIYHEVDETTIFQLEFPSGAIANCKTSLGMSMNTLHVDCAKGWYELVPFQGYSGIKGQTSKGIILNATLPNQQAHQMDDDAMAIKNNTEVIAPGEEGLADIRVVEAIYRSAAAGARVTI
- a CDS encoding T9SS type A sorting domain-containing protein; the protein is MRKLLLFLVGIYPGWTTLSAQTMILHPSIETMGVEVTLPAGYDNDRSSKCLIYYKPAGSAQWLEGLPADRINFAGQDEFRGSLFNLDAATPYEVQVTLQDSIPVISSQSLPVQTISTRSEITITPMGNIKWVSPVGTANAAYSQTDPGNIAALFAEGISCGTTIMVMDGIYDVEGLQLTISENCTENTPIILMAAPGARPVFDGAYRTKLEFAQLPTDAKMFYAELPIGTGYTNLCIVDSVMLYPYPSVSPNNLVGNYSLSALDFNYDGFVRDQSLIYIKTAEGTNPNNVSVTISKGFRFLTVYGGGKNAWLRIKGLTIKNYCNAYVNGATVFTAMGLDIRAASQIVIDSCVFAYNNTPMYFTGKSNFLTIQNCRFEDQTGLWSHGMIKKSVSDQTFFVPTSLGRQLENAAIVIAPGWPTEGIIIKNNHFSGINSGIISNGVASIPSEVDIYENTFVQNFDAIETDGDWCNLRVWKNQISRCLAGFSNAPPEIGPRYFYRNTVYDIISRQNVQNDPYYVGCAPPTTYFSQGLGIKTNFGGSINPNPSAMYFINNTFHTADALGFMMYQWDSEWKKLYSINNIFYSSGDNLFFQTNALNNPDYQFRSDHDNYYINGNKPIWTYKEEHGQYDCHYILKTIDLDPEISAITGSPKVSFNISYQKDPEFISAANGNFNLKPYSPVIDAGVAVKGFYDFEGPRPDLGAWEYPYASSIHADQQRVSLNIYPNPSEGPFFLETEYTLESVRVYNSLGQEVRVMTEILPGRQKAEITVMDQAGVFYIVAETSSGPISGKVVVVDK
- a CDS encoding acetyl-CoA carboxylase biotin carboxylase subunit, yielding MNAILIANRGEIASRIIRTCRKMGIRSIAVYSEADQSAPFVEAADSAFMIGGSLPSASYLNQDKIIETAKRAGADAIHPGYGFLAENAGFARKCRDAGLIFIGPHTAAIEKMGLKSEAKKLMAAMGVPVIPGYQGEDQSEERLRKEALSIGFPLLLKATAGGGGRGMRLVEAENELAAAISAAKREAEGAFGNDELIIEKYFPSARHIEFQIMGDQHGHIIHLLERECTIQRRYQKIVEESPSPVLSPELRQKMGEAALTAAKAINYDNAGTVEFILTPENLFYFLEVNTRLQVEHPVTEAILGLDLVEMQIEVAAGQPLRLNQSEIQSQGYAIETRLCAEDMTQDFLPVTGKILRWSVPGLEGLRIETAVQTGSEVSAFYDSMIAKIIIHAPNRQTAHRKMAYALRHMLCLGIPTNQDFLLAILQDQNFQKGNYDTHFLQNQLASKTFPHSHKYRLTHAAIAASLYEWHHKENRRTILPHIPSGWRNSFYQHQEMHFSAAEEKIFLKYRYLGERLFEFLTEARIFAVKWIGGDEERVHFECEEERFSFELAKSGEDFFLFHETFGNNTLRLADRFPVKENESVSGGYIAPMPAQVVRVIVSEGQRVHEGEPLMVLSSMKMEHTLYAKSSGTITAVYIEEGQYIESGFQLLRITSEP
- a CDS encoding response regulator transcription factor, with amino-acid sequence MEGKILLIEDDASLGYLLSEYLKIKDYTVEWADNGRKGFELILQNHYDLCILDVMMPEMDGYTLAVEIKKNKPQLPFLFLTARSMKIDVIKGLSLGAEDYIKKPVDEEELLLRIKLILRRTGLQAQHPPSREDDQPVMLGNYAYHFKNQELTLDDTVVRLTTRENELLQFLVKNEGMLCDRKEILTTIWGKSDYFNRKSMDVFISKLRKYLSGDPRINIENVHGKGFIFSVKSNP